From Perognathus longimembris pacificus isolate PPM17 chromosome 22, ASM2315922v1, whole genome shotgun sequence, one genomic window encodes:
- the LOC125339962 gene encoding golgin subfamily A member 2-like, which translates to MWRLCLPCCPRPRRSEETSQNETAAANQLRQEYQQNCPASGPAQSNTKKKTVKGQHPKRNTTGYGQSTKRRAKGHASPEPALPSCSSRASWVESVIAPNNTEDLRRHYQFLMLTLHCSKLQNQQLSSEIHQLKAEKKLLQHRQQKENWRRAQEKEAMQTELEAHKVTIQMLGEEECNLHCALARMQQVFNERKREQEGVTSRRQAAPQQVAEQDIALSPVTTQQDDTQKNNPQLIQDQKQSRSGDLEEINSELQRKLQVLCTQKLNMQNRIHKLQKAAEERAVLKRQVDNLRRLVMAMRSERDNFAIYLRRERAMCEDMIQQQSQEMKHLREEREQGQRQVLELEVNLEEFRKQLAELQAPAGPAQAEQQLQAQALQMQEEVKDLKQQLHLQVQEKHSLRLQNLEQQERLSEKEELASALSSEQHLKKQLQEKLKQQENDLHKWKEEAERASFLAQEGQKLQGQYRIQLQKLRDTCDRHTFSNWKLRTENDALQEHLQTQNQLLEQLKQEQEQSKVLAQMEREQLQDTLKCLEAARQQKEQLQAQLSGLAFPPEGQAVSNGEERGAEATPLDVTVPDDVDSPQDIRDFYQKALSAAESKKEKLSQQLTRTHGLFGKRKRDTQGLKRELQLCFSPDLPDKVDFQSGVDDLQQ; encoded by the exons ATGTGGCGACTCTGTCTTCCCTGCTGCCCCAGGCCTCGGAGGTCTGAAGAAACCAGCCAAAATGAAACAGCTGCAGCAAATCAACTACGGCAAGAATACCAGCAGAATTGTCCTGCAAGTGGACCTGCACAAtctaacacaaagaagaaaactgtCAAGGGCCAACATCCCAAGAGAAACACCACTGGGTATGGTCAATCAACTAAGCGTAGAGCCAAAGGGCACGCCTCCCCTGAGCCGGCCCTGCCTTCCTGCAGCTCGAGAGCTTCCTGGGTGGAGAGTGTCATAGCTCCCAATAACACCGAGGATCTGAGGAGGCACTACCAATTCCTCATGCTTACCCTGCACTGCAGCAAGTTACAAAACCAACAGCTCTCCAGTGAGATCCACCAACTGAAGGCAGAAAAGAAACTCCTGCAGCATCGACAACAAAAAGAGAATTGGAGGAGAGCCCAAGAGAAAGAAGCAATGCAAACAGAACTGGAAGCCCACAAGGTAACGATACAGATGTTGGGTGAAGAAGAATGCAATTTACACTGTGCCCTGGCCCGCATGCAGCAAGTGTTtaatgagagaaaaagggagcAGGAAGGGGTCACCAGCCGCCGGCAGGCTGCACCGCAGCAAGTTGCAGAGCAAGACATAGCCTTGTCCCCAGTCACCACCCAACAGGATGACACTCAAAAGAACAATCCACAGCTCATCCAAGACCAGAAACAGAGCAGGAGTGGTGATTTGGAGGAAATCAACAGCGAATTGCAAAGAAAGCTGCAAGTCCTCTGCACCCAGAAGCTCAACATGCAAAACAGAATTCACAAGCTCCAAAAAGCCGCAGAGGAGCGGGCAGTGCTGAAAAGGCAAGTGGACAACCTGAGAAGGCTGGTGATGGCCATGAGGTCAGAAAGGGACAACTTTGCCATAtacctgaggagggagagggccaTGTGTGAGGACATGATCCAGCAGCAATCCCAAGAGATGAAGCATcttagagaggagagagagcaagggcagaggcaggtgttggagctggagGTCAACCTGGAGGAGTTTAGAAAACAACTGGCAGAGCTGCAGGCGCCCGCAGGACCAgctcaggctgagcagcagctgcaggcccaggccttgCAGATGCAGGAGGAGGTCAAGGACCTGAAGCAACAGCTTCACTTGCAGGTACAGGAAAAGCACAGCCTccgtctccagaacctggagcaacaGGAGCGGCTGT CGGAGAAGGAGGAGCTCGCCAGCGCGCTGAGCTCAGAACAGCACCTGAAGAAACAGCTGCAGGAGAAGCTGAAGCAGCAAGAGAACGATCTGCACAAGtggaaggaggaggctgagagggcGAGCTTCTTGGCTCAGGAGGGGCAGAAGCTGCAGGGCCAGTATCGGATCCAGCTGCAGAAACTCAGAGACACCTGCGATCGGCACACATTCTCCAATTGGAAGCTGAGGACAGAAAACGATGCCCTGCAGGAGCACCTGCAGACGCAGaaccagctgctggagcagctgaagcaggagcaaGAACAGAGCAAGGTGCTGGCCCAGATGGAAAGGGAACAGTTACAGGACACTCTCAAGTGTCTAGAAGCAGCAAGGCAACAGAAGGAGCAACTGCAGGCCCAGCTGAGTGGCCTGGCGTTTCCTCCAGAAGGCCAAGCAGTGAGTAACGGGGAAGAAAGGGGGGCGGAGGCAACCCCACTCGACGTAACCGTCCCTGACGATGTGGACAGCCCTCAAGACATCAGGGACTTTTACCAGAAAGCACTATCGGCTGCTGAATCTAAAAAGGAAaaactcagccagcagct GACGAGGACCCACGGCttgtttgggaagaggaagcgGGACACACAGGGGCTCAAGAGGGAGCTGCAACTCTGCTTCAGCCCCGACCTGCCTGACAAGGTGGACTTCCAGAGTG